A stretch of the Streptomyces sp. WMMB303 genome encodes the following:
- a CDS encoding GNAT family N-acetyltransferase, whose protein sequence is MAVDEQFEISDNTAEGRFEARIDGALAGVAQYLRAPGVLAVTHTEVEPAYEGRGVGGALAHHVLESAQEAGEKVAPVCPFVANYIRRHPDYQPLVYEKQQDSAGLPGTGSAPQSNSGTTEAP, encoded by the coding sequence ATGGCCGTGGACGAGCAGTTCGAGATCTCCGACAACACCGCCGAGGGCCGCTTCGAGGCCCGGATCGACGGCGCCCTCGCGGGCGTCGCACAGTACCTCCGCGCTCCCGGCGTGCTCGCGGTGACACACACCGAGGTCGAGCCCGCCTACGAGGGCCGGGGGGTGGGCGGCGCTCTCGCGCACCACGTCCTGGAGTCCGCGCAGGAAGCGGGCGAGAAGGTGGCGCCGGTCTGCCCGTTCGTGGCGAACTACATCCGCAGGCATCCCGACTACCAACCGCTGGTCTACGAGAAGCAGCAGGACAGCGCCGGGCTCCCGGGGACCGGTTCCGCACCTCAGTCGAACTCCGGGACGACCGAGGCGCCGTAG
- a CDS encoding nuclear transport factor 2 family protein: protein MHKRRMVELAQALAVAKSRQDVSAAVRLFHPDILLEVPAFGTTARGPAANEKALRRFFASFPDYDVTLEGSASDGESLVCWGTARLTMTGDRFGVRPDGNRAVLPVFIRFTFRDDLIASERFFFDLSVLCAGCGVSTDAVRRTLFPGAPEGPGAPGVGEAERSVA from the coding sequence GTGCACAAGCGGCGCATGGTGGAGCTGGCGCAGGCCTTGGCCGTCGCCAAGAGCAGGCAGGACGTGTCCGCGGCGGTGCGGCTCTTCCACCCCGACATCCTGCTGGAAGTCCCGGCGTTCGGAACCACCGCCCGGGGCCCGGCCGCGAACGAGAAGGCGCTGCGGAGGTTCTTCGCCTCGTTCCCCGACTACGACGTCACGCTGGAGGGCTCGGCGAGCGACGGGGAATCGCTCGTCTGCTGGGGGACCGCGCGGCTGACGATGACCGGAGACCGGTTCGGGGTGCGTCCCGACGGCAACCGCGCCGTGCTGCCGGTGTTCATCCGGTTCACCTTCCGGGACGATCTCATCGCGAGCGAGCGGTTCTTCTTCGACCTGTCGGTGCTCTGCGCCGGGTGCGGGGTCTCCACGGATGCCGTCCGGCGCACGCTCTTCCCCGGAGCCCCCGAAGGCCCCGGAGCGCCCGGAGTCGGCGAGGCCGAGCGGAGCGTGGCATGA
- a CDS encoding TIGR03842 family LLM class F420-dependent oxidoreductase, whose protein sequence is MDFGIVLQTDPPGAATVGLMRRAERNGFRYGWTFDSPVLWQEPYVIHSRILAETDRLTVGPMVTNPGTRSWEVTASTFATLNEMYGNRTVCGIGRGDSAMRVAGHAPTTLARLGEAMRTIRELAEGRETVVDGTPLRLPWVVGGRLPVWMAAYGPKALALAGREADGFILQLADPLLTAWMVRAVREAAAGAGRDPAEVTVCVAAPAYVCEDTPEALAHAREQCRWFGGMVGNHVADLVARYGEHSGAVPEALTSYIKERDGYDYAHHGRAGNPDTAFVPDGIVDRFCLLGPVSAQLARLRELAELGVDQFALYAMHDAKEATVDAYGASVVPEFD, encoded by the coding sequence ATGGATTTCGGCATCGTCCTCCAGACGGATCCCCCCGGCGCCGCGACCGTCGGGCTGATGCGGCGCGCCGAGCGCAACGGGTTCCGCTACGGCTGGACCTTCGACTCGCCGGTGCTGTGGCAGGAGCCGTACGTCATCCACAGCAGGATTCTGGCGGAGACGGACCGGCTCACCGTCGGGCCCATGGTCACCAATCCGGGCACCCGCTCCTGGGAGGTCACCGCCTCCACCTTCGCCACCCTCAACGAGATGTACGGCAACCGCACCGTGTGCGGCATCGGGCGGGGCGACTCGGCGATGCGGGTCGCCGGACACGCGCCCACCACCCTGGCTCGGCTGGGTGAGGCCATGCGGACCATCCGTGAACTGGCCGAGGGCCGCGAGACCGTGGTGGACGGCACCCCGCTGCGGCTGCCGTGGGTGGTGGGCGGCCGGCTCCCGGTGTGGATGGCCGCCTACGGGCCCAAAGCGCTGGCCCTGGCGGGACGGGAGGCGGACGGATTCATCCTCCAACTCGCCGACCCGCTGCTGACCGCCTGGATGGTGCGCGCGGTGAGGGAGGCGGCCGCGGGCGCGGGCCGCGATCCGGCGGAGGTCACCGTCTGCGTGGCCGCGCCCGCCTACGTGTGCGAGGACACCCCGGAAGCGCTCGCGCACGCCCGGGAGCAGTGCCGCTGGTTCGGCGGCATGGTCGGCAACCATGTCGCCGACCTCGTCGCCCGCTACGGCGAGCACTCCGGCGCCGTGCCCGAGGCGCTCACCTCCTACATCAAGGAGCGGGACGGATACGACTACGCGCACCACGGGCGGGCCGGCAACCCCGACACCGCGTTCGTGCCCGACGGGATCGTCGACCGGTTCTGTCTGCTGGGCCCCGTCTCCGCGCAACTGGCGCGGCTGCGGGAGCTCGCGGAGCTGGGGGTGGACCAGTTCGCTCTCTACGCCATGCATGACGCGAAGGAGGCGACCGTCGACGCCTACGGCGCCTCGGTCGTCCCGGAGTTCGACTGA
- a CDS encoding NAD(P)H-binding protein encodes MYLVIGATGKVGGQVAAQLAARGAGVRALVRDPAAARLPDGVEAVRGDLAGPAGLPRALAGEEVAGVFLMWPLAGPRGAAEVVGALAAHTRRIVYLSTRGVPQDDTVEPAEDILGTHAALERLVRASGAEWTLLRPGGFAGNTLMWAPQIRAGAPVRTASPQAARTLVHEADIAAAAVRALLTDDLVGAAPELTGPELLTQAEQIALIGEVLGRSVPVEKITREEARADLVAAGLPESYADGILDAHEAMETRPETVAPGAAALLGRPPRDFRRWVADHAADFR; translated from the coding sequence GTGTATCTGGTCATCGGAGCGACAGGCAAGGTCGGCGGACAGGTGGCGGCGCAGCTCGCGGCCCGAGGGGCCGGGGTGCGCGCCCTCGTCCGCGACCCGGCCGCCGCCCGCCTCCCGGACGGCGTCGAAGCCGTGCGCGGCGATCTGGCCGGCCCCGCGGGCCTGCCCCGTGCCCTCGCGGGAGAGGAGGTGGCCGGCGTCTTCCTCATGTGGCCGTTGGCCGGTCCGCGCGGTGCGGCCGAGGTGGTCGGCGCCCTGGCCGCGCACACCCGCCGGATCGTCTACCTCTCCACCCGCGGTGTTCCGCAGGACGACACGGTCGAGCCCGCCGAGGACATCCTCGGCACCCATGCGGCGCTGGAGCGTCTCGTGCGCGCCTCCGGGGCGGAGTGGACGCTGCTGCGGCCCGGCGGTTTCGCGGGCAACACCCTGATGTGGGCCCCGCAGATCCGCGCCGGGGCACCCGTGCGCACCGCCTCGCCGCAAGCGGCCCGCACGCTGGTGCACGAGGCCGACATCGCCGCCGCCGCGGTCCGCGCGCTGCTGACCGACGACCTGGTCGGGGCGGCACCCGAGCTGACGGGGCCCGAACTGCTCACCCAGGCCGAACAGATCGCCCTCATCGGCGAGGTGCTCGGCCGCTCCGTACCGGTCGAGAAGATCACCCGTGAGGAGGCCCGTGCCGATCTCGTCGCGGCGGGGCTGCCGGAGTCCTACGCGGACGGCATCCTCGACGCGCACGAGGCGATGGAGACCCGGCCCGAGACGGTCGCCCCCGGAGCCGCCGCACTGTTGGGCCGCCCGCCTCGGGACTTCCGCCGCTGGGTCGCGGACCACGCCGCCGACTTCCGCTGA
- a CDS encoding thioredoxin domain-containing protein, which produces MIPANTIGVGGTTVVYGTGPETPEPGPPVLDLYLDLRCPYCARTENTLGGTLQQLADDGEVVLHHHFGTFLDDQLGGRGSHHALAAAGAAADVGQAQFLGYLRTLFRNQPHESHDGFAEDRTLLGLANDVPGLRRHTFDDAVLEGAYRVWARRVSRVFDESGVAATPTVLFRGEPVAVLDDRGQAVPPERFLAQIHHTAE; this is translated from the coding sequence ATGATCCCGGCGAACACGATCGGCGTAGGCGGCACGACGGTGGTCTACGGGACCGGTCCTGAGACTCCCGAGCCCGGACCGCCGGTGCTGGACCTGTACCTGGATCTGCGCTGCCCGTACTGCGCCCGCACGGAGAACACGCTGGGCGGCACGCTGCAGCAACTCGCCGACGACGGCGAAGTGGTGCTGCACCACCACTTCGGCACGTTCCTCGACGACCAGCTCGGCGGACGGGGCTCGCACCACGCGCTGGCAGCCGCGGGGGCCGCGGCCGATGTGGGCCAGGCCCAGTTCCTGGGGTATCTGCGCACCCTCTTCCGCAACCAGCCGCACGAGAGCCACGACGGATTCGCCGAGGACCGGACGCTGCTCGGCCTGGCCAACGACGTACCCGGGCTGCGCCGCCACACGTTCGACGACGCGGTGCTGGAGGGCGCGTACCGCGTGTGGGCCAGGCGGGTCAGCCGCGTCTTCGACGAGAGCGGCGTCGCGGCCACCCCGACCGTGCTCTTCCGCGGGGAGCCCGTCGCCGTGCTCGACGACCGGGGGCAGGCCGTGCCTCCGGAACGGTTCCTGGCACAGATCCACCACACCGCCGAGTGA